The genomic region aagtcctccaccttggcaaggttagcctttcctcatctcatttgtcacctctgttaTTCAGTTGgagttgacatagagggagacatccccattgatgaggacaagcccatcactaagaagaggatggagcaaacaagagacccCTCTCATCAtcaaatccctgagatgcctcaagggatgcactatcctccacacaactattgggagcaactgaacacctccctaggagaactgagttccaacatgggacaactaagggtggagcaccaagaacattccatcctcctccatgaaattagagaagatcaaagaatcatgagagaggagtaacaaagacaaggaagagacattgaggagctcaagcactccataggatcttcaagaggaagaacaagccgccatcactgaggtggacccgttctttaatctccttgttctttatttttctatttttttcgaaaatttatgctttatgtttatctatgtttgtgtcttgtgatcattagtgtcttagtgtctatgccttaaagttatgaatgtcctatgaatccatcacctttcttgaatgaaaaatgttcttaattgaaaaaagagaagaattgcatgaattttgaattttataacaGTTTAactatcttgatgtggtggcaatacttttgtctctgaatgtatgcttaaacagtgcatatgtcttttgaatttgtggttcatgaatgttggctcttgaaagaatgatgaaaaaggagacatgttactgaggatctgaaaaatcataaaaatgattcttgaagcaagaaaaagcagtgtatttaaaaaaaaaattcgaaaaaaaaggaaagaaaaaaagagagaaagaaaaaaaaaagaaaaagaaagaaaaagaaagaaataaagttgtgatccaaggcaaaaagagtgtgcttaagaaccctggacacctctaattggggactctagcaaagctaagtcacaatctgaaaaggttcacccaattatgtgtctgtggcatgtatgtatccggtggtaatactggaagacaGAGTGCTTTGGACCACAGCCAAGACTCaataagtagctgtgttcaagaatcattatACTtagctaggagaatcaataacactatctggattctgagttcctaaagaagccaatcattctgagtttcaaaggatagagtgagatgccaaaactgttcagaggcaaaaagctaaaagccccgctcatctaattaatactgatcttcatagatgttttttggaattcattgcatattctcttctttttatcttatttgattttcagttgcttgaggacaagcaacaatttaagtttggtattgtgatgagcggataatttatacgctttttggcattgtttttagtatgtttttagtatatttggtttagtttttagtatatttttattagtttttagttaaaattcacttttctggactttactatgagtttgtgtgtttttctgtgatttcaggtattttctggctgaaattgagggacctgagcaaaaatctgattcagagactgaaaaggactgcagatgctgttggattctgacctccctgcactcgaagtggattttctggagctacagaagcccaattggcgcgctctcaacggcgttggaaagtagacatcctgggctttccagcaatatatgatagcccatactttgcccaagatttgatggtccaaaccggcgttcaaagtcaccTTCAGATTTtccagcgttaaacgccggaactggcaccaaaatgggagttaaacgcccaaactggcacaaaagctggtgtttaactccaagaagagtctctacacgaaaatgcttcattgctcagcccaagcacacaccaagtgggcccggaagtgaatttttatgtcatttactcatctctgtaaaccttaggctactagttctctataagtaggaccttttactattgtattggggGATCTTGGTAGCTACTCTTgttcttatgctatcttagatcattgggaggctggccattcggccatgcctagatcttgttcttatgtattttcaacggtggagtttctacacaccatagattaaggtgtggagctctgctgtacctcgagtattaatgcaattactattgttcttctattcaattccgcttgttcttgttctaagatatcacttgttcttcaacttgatgaatgtgatgatccgtgacactcatcatcattctcacctatgaacgtgtgcctgacaaccacctccgttctaccttagattgggtggatatctcttggattctttaaccggaatcttcgtggtataagctagtgACCAACAGGCACTAATCAAGATGCTCAATGACAACAATCATCATaacttgtctgtcatctctattgTTGGTATGGACGGTGTTGGTAAAACTACTTTAGCACAATGGCTCTACAACAACAAGGATTTGATGGACGGGGTTGATTTGAAAGCATGGATTTGTGTTTCTGAAAACTATGATGTTGTTGAGACTACAAAGAATGTTATAAAGGGGATCTCTTTAGGTATTTGTAGTCTTGATAGCTTTGATTTACTTCAACAAGATTTGAAGAAAAAACTGTCAGAAAAGAAGTTCTTCATTGTTTTGGATGATGTTTGGAATGAAGATGTTGACAAGTGGAATAGTTTTATCACCCCTTTTCAACATGGGAGAAAGGGAATCACTATTCTTCTAACAACCCGTAAGGTAAATGTTGGTCGAATAGTCCAACACTGTAACTCTTACGCTCTCAAGGGACTGTCAGATGATCATTGTTGGTCTATTTTTGCGGACAATGCATCCTTTCCTGAATCAAATGGGAGCTCAGAACTGGAAGGAATAGGTAGAAAGATTGTTGAGAGGTGTGATGGCTTGCCATTAGCTGCAGAAACACTTGGACGCTTGTTGCGCTCAGAGCATCGTGCTGAAGAATGGAATAAAATACTAAGGAGTGACATTTGGGAATTTCGTCTGGCAaattgtaagattcttcctgcaTTGTTATTAAGTTACCATCATCTGCCTACTCATTTGAAACGATGCTTTGTTTATTGTTCATTGTATCCCAAAGATTATAAACTTGATAAAGATGAATTAATATTGCTGTGGATGGCTGAAAACCTTTTACAACCACCAAGGAGGGGACAGACTTTAGAAGAAGTTGGTTGCGAGTGTTTTGATGACTTGGTTTCAAGACTATTCTTCAAGCTGGTCGAGAATGATGAGAAGTATTTTGTGATGCACGATCTCATGCATGACTTGGCAATTTTTCTTGCTGGAAAATTTTATTGTAGGTCATTTGAAGAACTTGGTGAAAAGGAAGAGATGAGTATTCTAACTCGTCATTTATTATACGACCGTTCAATCTCCAAGAAAACATTCTCCTCTCGTGAAATAGAATCTTTGAGGACATCATTGTATATCAACCCTGGATCTTATTTCCATAAAGCACACGCAACATTACCATTTGACATATTGTCAAAGAATAAATACTTGAGAGTTTTGTCCGTTCATACACTCAATATATTTCCTGATTCAATAGCTAAAAAATTGATCCAATTGCGCTATTTGGATCTCTCTCGGAGTGATGTTAAGATATTGCCCGAGTCATTATGCAACTTGTGCAATCTACAAACTTTAAAGTTAGAAGGCTGTTCAAATCTGACTTTGCTACCTAATGGCATGTATAAGCTTGTGAATTTGCGGCATCTTAATATAAGAGATACTCCTCTGAAAGAAATGCCAAAAGGAATGAGCAAATTAAAACAGTTGCACATTTTAAGTAAGTTTGTGGTGGGAAAGCAAGAAGACAATGGAATGGAAGAGTTAGGAGGGCTTTTAAATCTTCATGGATCACTTGAGATTCAGAAATTGGAGAATGTGATTGATGCCAATGAGGCAAGGAGTGCAAGGATAATAGATAAGAAGCACATCGACGAGTTATTGTTGGAATGGTCTGTATTTGGTGATATGGTTTCAAACACACATACTGATGAACAAGATATACTTGGGGGCTTGCAACCACACACTGGCTTGAAAAAGTTGACTGTTAATAGATACAAAGGTAAAATATTTTCAGACTGGATCGGGCATTCTTCCTACAACAATATCACAAATGTATCTCTGTATTCTTGCAAGAATTGCTGCATGCTGCCTTCACTTGGACAGCTGCCATCTTTGAAGTCCCTGAGCATCAAAGGTTTTTATCAACTGAAGAGCATTGGCAAGGAGTTTTACAAGAATGAAGGCCATCAACATTCTAAGCCTATTGCACCGTTTCCCTCACTGGAGAGTTTGCAGTTTGATAACATGCCATGTTGGGAGGAGTGGCACTTACCTGACTCAGAAGCCTTTCTTCAGCTTAAGAGCCTTCAAATAAGAGATTGTCGAATGTTAAAGGGAGATATGGTTAATCAGGTATTAATGAGAATCGTTTCTTCCTCATCGGATGTTTCCAAAGTGCGCCAACTGAAAATACAAGATGGTCATCAGGGATGGGATAAAGAGATGAGACTATATGGGAATAGTTTATCAATTAGTGGATTTGAATATGTGGTGGAGTATGCATTTAAGGCAAGGATCATTCACCATCTAACTTCCCTCCAAGAAATAGAAATCTCATGGTGTTCATCTGTTGTATCCTTGGGGGGCAATTGTTTACCCAAATCTTTGCAAAAGCTCCAAATCTCTAATTGCCGCCAAATTGAATTACTCCAGCAACAACACAAGTATGATTTGGTAGATCTACAAATATATCAAAGTTGTGATTCACTGACCTCATTGTCGTTGGATGCCTTTCCCAATCTCAAGAATCTGGAGATAAAAGAGTGTTCAAATCTGGAATCAGTTTCAATGTCACAGCCACCACACGCTGCTCTTCAACGTCTCACCATCAGTCAATGCTCCAAATTTGTGTCATTGCCATCTGACATGAATAGTCTTCTTCCAAATTTACACACTCTGGCCATACGAGGTTGCCCAAACATTTGTAGGTGGCCAGAGGGTGGTTTGCCGGCTAACCTGAAAGAGCTTATTGCAGGAGAATGCGAGGAACACGTAAGGGGTGTATCATGGTTGGGCAACTTGGACAACCTCACTCATCTCACCATTTCTGGTCTTTGGTGTGAGAGCATAAAGTTATACCCAGAGGTGGGTTCGATGCCTCGCCTTCCCTCCCTCACCACTCTACATATCCATGACTTTTATGATCTGGAGACATTGGAGTGCAACCAGCTTCTCCGCCTCACCTCCCTCCAACAACTACACATTTCATACTGTCCAAAGCTGAAGAATATGGAAGGAGAAAAGCTGCCTCCCTCTCTCTTACTACTTCAAATTGACTACTGTGATTTGCTGGGCGAACACTGCAAGAACAAGCATCAACAAATTTGGTCCAAAATTTCCCACATCCCCACCATTAAACTCAATCGCAGACATATTTTCTGAGTAGAGATTTCTGAGCAGGTAATTCTCTATCCTTCATGTTTGTCATGCTACCACAATTAAATTCACACATGCAAAAATTTCCTTTTCCTTCAagtcaattttttttctctttctttaaacAACATTAACCACTTGAACTCATATGCCAACTGCAAAATTTGCATTCTTTTCTTTCAATTATCGGGAAAGCTCTCATTTTGCAGTTTTAGTTAAAGAAATATCCTTTATTACTCTCAGATACAGTCTTTGCTATATGTAATACTTGCTAACTCATGTTTAAAAAGAAAATCACATTTAAAGACGATGATAACAATTACCAtgaaacaaaaattgaaacacAGGGAATATCCTTTTTCCATGTATCCAACATTTGAGATTTGTTTTTAGATGTATTAAACAAATGAATGaattaaatttacttttttaatGTTTTTACTATCTTCTGCAGGTGGCTTGTGTAAATATCAAGATGTAATCCTCTACATTATTGGCTATATATCTTCATTTAATTCTAAGATCATTTGAGGTGATAATTAAGCTGGATTAAGGTGTTGCGAACCAGATACTATGTTTTCTGATTTTGGCTTAATCTTATTAAAAAGCAAGGACATGATGGAGAAAGTTAGAGTAGTGGTACTTATGATTGAAAAGCTTTTGTTGTTGTAGGTATATTTTTCTATTCCttgctataattttatttttgctaTTTTCCACAAGAAAAACTAAATGATAGCTTAATTTGTGGAAAGAATTCGCAGAGTTGTTGTGTTGCAAGATTCTAATAGGAATCAGCATGCACGAGGTGTATAAGCTTTCAAAATAGAAGGATCAAGTTATTGCTGTGTAATCATTTTTAGCCATAGATTGAATCATTGGATAAAGTTAATATTATTAGATGCCTATAATAAGCTATTCTAATACCAAGAGTAAATGTTCTGTACATATATTAAGCTGAGGTGGAATTCAAATTATTCAAGAAGTATTGTGATAGAATATTTGATCTTTTGGACTTAATTAAAGAGGTTATTGCCATGTTAAGTGAGTGTATTATGTATATTTAAATCTTTTTGAGTTCCTCTTCTTTCGAGAACTCAACCTTCACCCAACCATCTGATGATTCCTCAGAAGATTGAACCTCCTCAGGCTCCAATTGATTGTCTTTCGCAGCAACACTACATTGCTTTTCTACAGCAGGTGGAACTGTTTCAGGCTCCTCACGCATCACAAGTTCGGACTATTGTTTCTTCTTAATCAAGAAACACCAAAGGAACAGTTTAGCTAACTGAATTTGCATGTGTCTGTTATCATTACAAAGACACGCTGGAGTTGTCAAATTTTAACCCTTCAAATTGGCCACTAGAGTTAGCTAATATACTAGTATCATGAAATCGAAGGTTCGAATTGCGTTTTAGGATTTTATGAAAAATAGTACACTTTTTTAAGCATCTTCCATTtgcttttatttgttttcaaactTGTCAAAAACAGATTCCTTGATGTGCAAGCAACTATATGAAGGTTCCAGACACCAAGGACATGCCCCTTGAAGTCATCACCAAATTCTTTGCTGTTGGTGCAAGAGTAAGACAATCTGCTTCTGCCTAATATTGATCTCATTCTTATGAGTTTAGCGTGTATACATGCATGTcatattaaactactcttccaccTTAACCCATGAATTTAATATGATAAAACCATGAAAAAATGAgataagaaaagatgaagaatattgtattttttttttaagaaaaaattcacCTGAAATAGAATGGTATAAACATAGAAGTGGAACTAATTGTTCCATTATGTACAATTGCAATTACAGTAGCATAAAAATTTAACTATCAGTTATCAACACAGATCCGAACACATCACAACACTTAAACATTATACGAATTTGGAACTCAAGACATGGAAAAAGCGAACCCCAAAGCCACTATCGGCGTTGACTTCCACCACTCCCTgttgttcttgtattctgttgggctgcaTTTGTGGGCCGACACATTTTTATTATTGTCATGGACTAAGGTGaaagaatagtttaatatgtcagttagtttgttagttagttagaaGAAAGATATCTTGCTTGTAGTTCAATTTTGAACATGTTTATTGTACCATCATTCTTAAGGTGGAATGCAAGATTATGATTACCTTGATTTATATGCACTTCATCACAAAACAATGTCTGTCTTTTCTGCATGCAGCATTGACTAGTAT from Arachis ipaensis cultivar K30076 chromosome B02, Araip1.1, whole genome shotgun sequence harbors:
- the LOC107626752 gene encoding putative disease resistance protein At3g14460 → MLPSLGQLPSLKSLSIKGFYQLKSIGKEFYKNEGHQHSKPIAPFPSLESLQFDNMPCWEEWHLPDSEAFLQLKSLQIRDCRMLKGDMVNQVLMRIVSSSSDVSKVRQLKIQDGHQGWDKEMRLYGNSLSISGFEYVVEYAFKARIIHHLTSLQEIEISWCSSVVSLGGNCLPKSLQKLQISNCRQIELLQQQHKYDLVDLQIYQSCDSLTSLSLDAFPNLKNLEIKECSNLESVSMSQPPHAALQRLTISQCSKFVSLPSDMNSLLPNLHTLAIRGCPNICRWPEGGLPANLKELIAGECEEHVRGVSWLGNLDNLTHLTISGLWCESIKLYPEVGSMPRLPSLTTLHIHDFYDLETLECNQLLRLTSLQQLHISYCPKLKNMEGEKLPPSLLLLQIDYCDLLGEHCKNKHQQIWSKISHIPTIKLNRRHIF